In Papaver somniferum cultivar HN1 chromosome 1, ASM357369v1, whole genome shotgun sequence, a genomic segment contains:
- the LOC113296246 gene encoding calcium uniporter protein 2, mitochondrial-like — translation MAFHRTLTSRIFNQKTLVSKNFIQRNLNIPSNPVLTTFNHECLTDSKIGGEEEKSFRNYFQKREISSSTQQAVRRSLPVGENLIEKLKSINSIGKDRIRLDGLIPPPSPVPPVKKELDYLDGISVKDAKKLLKLAHLEMLKSNLKQIEKKSITYSEFVDICVAGSNSHDQGLEFAKMLDDSGSVIVLGNIVFLHPEEVTRAIGGIIPLPLAPNDAWKKELDTMEKEKAQIDARAEALVCRELWGGLAFFTAQTAAFLRLTFWELSWDVMEPICFYVTSMYFVAGYTFFLRTSKEPTFQGFFESRFTSKQKQLMKMKNFDIERFNELKKGSYPSSKINSQPSGAESLVSMPNHPFELRTS, via the exons ATGGCGTTCCATAGAACCCTAACAAGCCGCATCTTcaaccaaaaaaccctagtttccaAAAACTTTATCCAGAGAAACCTAAATATCCCTTCAAATCCAGTTTTAACAACATTCAATCACGAATGTTTAACCGATTCAAAAATCGGAGGTGAAGAAGAAAAGTCTTTCAGAAATTATTTTCAGAAGAGAGAAATTAGTTCTTCTACTCAACAAGCGGTGAGAAGATCATTACCAGTTGGTGAAAATCTTATTGAGAAATTGAAATCGATTAATAGTATAGGTAAAGATCGTATTCGATTAGATGGATTAATTCCTCCACCATCACCAGTACCACCTGTTAAGAAGGAATTAGATTATCTGGATGGAATTTCAGTAAAAGATGCGAAGAAATTGTTGAAATTAGCACATTTAGAAATGTTGAAATCTAATTTAAAACAGATTGAGAAGAAAAGTATTACGTATTCAGAATTTGTTGATATTTGTGTTGCTGGTTCTAATAGTCATGATCAAGGATTAGAATTTGCAAAGATGTTGGATGATTCTGGATCTGTTATCGTTTTAGGAAACATTGTTTTCCTTCatcctgaagag GTAACACGAGCAATCGGAGGCATAATTCCACTACCGCTAGCTCCAAATGATGCTTGGAAAAAAGAACTGGACACCATGGAGAAAGAAAAGGCTCAGATTGATGCTAGGGCAGAAGCACTCGTCTGTCGAGAATTATGGGGTGGACTTGCTTTTTTTACTGCTCAGACAGCTGCTTTCCTCAGGTTAACATTTTGGGAACTATCATGGGATGTGATGGAACCAATTTGTTTCTATGTCACTTCTATGTATTTCGTGGCGGGGTATACATTTTTCTTAAGGACTTCGAAAGAACCGACTTTTCAAGGATTCTTCGAAAGCCGATTTACTTCTAAGCAGAAGcagttgatgaagatgaagaatttcgATATCGAGAGGTTTAATGAGCTCAAGAAGGGGTCATATCCTTCTTCCAAGATCAATTCACAACCATCTGGAGCCGAATCATTGGTGTCCATGCCAAATCATCCATTTGAGCTCAGGACGTCCTAA
- the LOC113296254 gene encoding uncharacterized protein LOC113296254 has product MATTSLAIQLARKLMNGEPSPSSPIHWVIGFRLRRCEMVFMQVDEVGIYGRKKIRMSRELLKFSKVLRSHQTVFKSKHNLREEALGVISNLISGMLFTDIDISKPEVARICGFKIFAPKMFY; this is encoded by the exons ATGGCTACAACTTCCCTTGCAATCCAATTAGCTCGAAAGCTGATGAACGGTGAGCCAAGTCCGTCGTCACCAATCCATT GGGTTATTGGTTTTAGATTGAGAAGGTGTGAAATGGTCTTTATGCAAGTAGACGAGGTGGGCATATATGGCCGGAAAAAAATTAGAATGAGcagagaattattgaagttttccAAGGTTCTGAGAAGTCATCAG ACGGTGTTTAAGTCAAAACATAATCTCCGGGAAGAAGCTCTTGGTGTGATATCAAACCTAATCTCGGGGATGTTGTTCACCGATATTGACATTTCAAAACCCGAAGTGGCACGGATTTGTGGCTTTAAAATTTTTGCACCTAAGATGTTTTATTAA